The Bactrocera dorsalis isolate Fly_Bdor chromosome 2, ASM2337382v1, whole genome shotgun sequence region CAAGTCAACAATGCCAAAACATCACGCAGCACCACATAAACGTAACCCGAAAATGAACTACTATCATCCGTTGCCCACAAAGTGGCCCACGCATATGTCCAGCGCATTGCCATCGAACTACTACTTGGCCTCGTCGTATTACCCACGCTGGCGTTCCTACCACACAGCACCGTCGAAGACGGCTCTCAAGAAAATCGATTTGACGCCACCATTTACGCCTCTGCCCTTTGGTGGCTATTCAATGCCACTGCGGCGCTCGGATGATTTTGATGTTTCGGATAGCAGCAGCGATGCTTTGCCGTCCACCACTTTGGTGGACATGAGTGCCTTCAATGCTGCAATGTCTGATGGTTTCTTCGATACTGACTTACCACATTCTACCACTAGTGGTGAGTTTATGGCACCGGAAATATCGTTAGGCGGCTGGACACCGGTGGATTACAAGTCATTTATGGCCGATGCCGATTTAAGTCTCTGGAACGAGCAGTTGGGTCTGAATCGTCGGCTCGATATGGATGAACTTATGTACAGTAATCCTTatgaaatgcattttatttgaTTACAGTTATTTAGAATATCCAAATCTTTACCTATGATGTCTCAAATAATTACCccttaaaatattaactttagATTTAATTAAACCAATGACGCAGAAtttgttgcaataaaaaaaaaaaacaaaaaaatgtattgaaataatatttaagtacaattgTATTTCTTCTTTAATCAAAGTATTACATACAAGTCAGATTGTTTTGTTGCATGAGAATTACTCGA contains the following coding sequences:
- the LOC105222131 gene encoding uncharacterized protein LOC105222131, with translation MNCQRRSLLLLLLLVLLCICAECDAKKWRSHIKKKSNAPKISATFRTVPPKRKSTMPKHHAAPHKRNPKMNYYHPLPTKWPTHMSSALPSNYYLASSYYPRWRSYHTAPSKTALKKIDLTPPFTPLPFGGYSMPLRRSDDFDVSDSSSDALPSTTLVDMSAFNAAMSDGFFDTDLPHSTTSGEFMAPEISLGGWTPVDYKSFMADADLSLWNEQLGLNRRLDMDELMYSNPYEMHFI